Proteins encoded within one genomic window of Arachis ipaensis cultivar K30076 chromosome B08, Araip1.1, whole genome shotgun sequence:
- the LOC107611374 gene encoding uncharacterized protein LOC107611374: METYIKVYNWLVDSNGTIKPAKLSVRETMERPNGRRIMLRFNNEKQAIGDEAGLLSDILGMLGSNYGKFPICEESWRHVTTKDKVYNECVKQIFQFDEDSEGVIRKNILKSMGKSWKDTRLRLYDDCYDLTLSTEENIENRPPEIDLDHWRWYLDYRAKPETKEKCDKSIKTTVYPHWRFEKPGSAEGRRGSSEQEGRIVDRGELWIKVHKRRDDSYINDEAREIGERLLEIEQQDESSRVLSQNDSIAQIFGREKPGRVRGVGFGLTPSQLFGTNLQPSINRVQVEETQRKLNELQTELEAEKLKRKAMEDEAAADKKRIKVMESALIYLFQRQDEELPPEIAAGMCSME; encoded by the exons ATGGAGACATATATAAAGGTTTATAATTGGCTTGTAGATTCCAATGGCACAATCAAACCGGCTAAATTGAGTGTGAGGGAGACTATGGAACGGCCCAATGGTAGAAGGATCATGCTTAGGTTCAACAATGAAAAGCAAGCAATTGGAGATGAAGCTGGACTGTTGAGTGACATTCTTGGTATGCTGGGATCTAACTACGGAAAATTTCCTATCTGTGAGGAAAGTTGGCGTCATGTTACCACTAAAGACAAAGTCTATAACGAATGTGTCAAG CAAATCTTTCAGTTTGATGAAGATAGTGAAGGAGttataagaaaaaatattttgaaaagtatGGGAAAGTCCTGGAAAGATACGAGGCTGAGGTTGTATGATGATTGCTACGACCTAACATTGTCGACTGAAGAAAATATCGAGAACCGTCCGCCGGAAATTGATCTAGATCACTGGAGATGGTACCTTGATTATCGCGCCAAACCTGAGACAAAG GAAAAATGCGATAAATCGATCAAAACAACTGTATACCCACACTGGCGGTTTGAAAAGCCTGGCTCGGCGGAGGGAAGAAGAGGTAGT TCAGAACAAGAAGGAAGGATAGTCGATAGAGGAGAGTTGTGGATCAAGGTTCACAAAAGAAGGGATGACTCTTATATTAATGATGAGGCAAGAGAAATTGGT GAAAGACTTCTGGAGATTGAGCAACAGGATGAGTCTTCTAGAGTGTTGTCTCAAAATGATTCTATTGCTCAGATTTTCGGAAGGGAGAAACCGGGTAGAGTGCGTGGAGTGGGTTTTGGACTGACTCCTAGTCAACTCTTTGGTACAAATTTGCAACCGTCAATAAACAGAGTCCAAGTAGAAGAGACGCAAAGGAAGCTGAATGAACTACAGACAGAACTGGAAGCCGAGAAGTTGAAAAGGAAGGCGATGGAAGATGAAGCAGCAGCAGACAAGAAAAGGATAAAGGTAATGGAGAGTGCattgatttatctttttcaacggCAGGATGAGGAGCTGCCACCAGAGATTGCTGCAGGGATGTGTTCAATGGAATGA
- the LOC110265341 gene encoding cullin-4-like produces MFTALGIYAESFEKPFLECTSEFYAAQGMKYMQQSDVPDYLKHVETRLQEEHDRCLIYLDAITRKPLIATAEKQLLEHHIPAILDKFDHSISDNIGENEGGIGGHVLCAIDILSFRFVIILADNLRQVRFEEIPR; encoded by the exons ATGTTCACAGCACTGGGAATATATGCAGAAAGCTTCGAGAAGCCATTTCTTGAATGCACATCTGAATTTTATGCTGCTCAAGGTATGAAATACATGCAGCAATCagatgttccagattatttgaagcATGTGGAG ACAAGATTGCAAGAGGAACATGATAGATGCCTGATCTACTTGGATGCGATTACTAGGAAGCCGCTGATAGCCACAGCAGAAAAGCAACTTCTTGAACACCATATACCTGCCATTCTTGATAAG TTTGATCACAGTATAAGTGACAATATTGGTGAAAATGAAGGTGGAATTGGCGGACATGTTCTTTGTGCAATTGATATTCTAAGTTTTAG ATTTGTGATCATATTAGCGGATAACTTGCGACAAGTTAGGTTCGAAGAAATTCCTCGCTAA
- the LOC107612126 gene encoding protein SOMBRERO — protein MMAGSGQLTVPPGFRFHPTDEELLYYYLKKKVSYEAIDLDVIREVDLNKLEPWDLKDKCRIGSGPQNEWYFFSHKDKKYPTGTRTNRATTAGFWKATGRDKAIYHTNNSKRIGMRKTLVFYIGRAPHGQKTDWIMHEYRLDEDDAEVQEDGWVVCRVFKKKNQSRGFQQEIEEEEHHHLAAEHQHMRGVASQQVLDPKHHHHLQHHQGLYDNDNDNNYTNNFDGSMHLPQLFSPESSVATAAAHTSMNAMDILECSQNLLRLTTTSGCGLNLMQQQHGERFNGDWSFLDKLLASHHGSTMDHHHHHHHHSKCNNNLHHQHPAIAIGTTSSQKFPFHHLGCDNHDIMKFSK, from the exons ATGATGGCAGGTAGTGGACAACTAACAGTTCCACCAGGGTTTCGGTTCCATCCAACTGATGAGGAGCTTCTCTACTATTACCTAAAGAAGAAAGTTTCTTATGAAGCCATTGACCTTGATGTCATTAGAGAAGTTGATCTCAACAAACTTGAACCTTGGGACCTCAAAG ATAAATGCAGAATAGGATCAGGGCCTCAAAACGAGTGGTATTTCTTCAGTCACAAAGACAAGAAGTACCCAACAGGAACAAGGACCAATAGGGCAACCACTGCTGGTTTTTGGAAAGCCACTGGGAGGGACAAGGCCATATACCATACTAACAATTCCAAGAGGATTGGAATGAGGAAAACCCTAGTTTTCTACATCGGCCGTGCGCCCCACGGCCAGAAGACTGACTGGATCATGCATGAGTACCGCCTCGATGAAGACGACGCCGAAGTTCAG GAGGATGGGTGGGTGGTGTGCAGGGTTTTCAAGAAGAAAAACCAAAGCAGAGGGTttcaacaagaaattgaagaagaggaaCATCATCACTTAGCAGCAGAACATCAACACATGAGAGGAGTAGCAAGCCAACAAGTTCTGGACCCAAAACACCACCACCACTTGCAACATCATCAAGGACtctatgataatgataatgataataattacACCAATAATTTTGATGGATCCATGCACCTTCCACAGTTGTTCAGTCCAGAATCTTCCGTGGCTACCGCGGCGGCGCACACTTCCATGAATGCCATGGACATTCTTGAATGCTCCCAGAACCTTCTAAGGCTCACAACAACAAGTGGATGTGGACTCAATCTCATGCAACAACAACATGGAGAGAGGTTCAATGGTGATTGGTCTTTCTTGGATAAGCTTCTTGCTTCACACCATGGCAGCACCATggatcatcatcaccatcatcatcatcatagcaAATGCAACAATAATCTTCATCATCAGCATCCTGCAATTGCTATTGGAACTACTTCATCTCAGAAATTCCCATTTCACCACCTTGGTTGTGACAACCATGATATCATGAAGTTTTCCAAGTAG